In the genome of Phormidium ambiguum IAM M-71, the window GAATGGAGCAATAAGGCGCATTTGTAAAATCTGGATTGGCTGGGGAAGAAAGGGAAACGGAAGTGTCTGTATGGGAACGTAAGTGCTGATGAGCTTCGTTGATTTCTTGCAATTTTTTATGTGCTTTTTGTTGCAGTCTGGGATGATTGGGAAAACGGTCAGGATGCCACACCATCGCTAAATCTTTGTACCCCTGTTGAATTTCTTCTAAGGAGGCTCCCGGCTCTAGTTCAAGTACTTTATAGCATTCTTCTAGTTTATTCATTGCTGACTCCCTACAGTCACTCCAAAAAGGGTGTACGCAAAAATAGTTGGTTGAGGCTGACGTGGGAAAATGGGACACGGAAAATTTAGATAGGAAATCTTAATAGGTTCTAACCGCACCCCTGAAAAAATAGCGATCGACCCACGTATTTTTAGTTTGAAGTGAGTTGCCAATAAAGTGGTATTTTTGAAGACATAGTTTCAAAAAAATATGTTTGGATATTTTCCTTAACTTAAATTAATTTTTACTAAAGCAACTACTCTATTTCACTACGTTATTAAATTTAGCTAGAAAATCCGTTAAATAAGTTACATTCTCACCTACCAATCTCGTCCTTTAATTTCAAAACTGGTTAAACCTTGAAACGGTTCATATTCAATAGCTACGTTTTTCACTTCA includes:
- a CDS encoding J domain-containing protein, encoding MNKLEECYKVLELEPGASLEEIQQGYKDLAMVWHPDRFPNHPRLQQKAHKKLQEINEAHQHLRSHTDTSVSLSSPANPDFTNAPYCSIQKNGNNFYQDPKTQPETGNKYRDIDDRLHFSNFNRKDMFMWLD